A single window of Fimbriimonadaceae bacterium DNA harbors:
- a CDS encoding sugar ABC transporter permease, which translates to MKPRPSLTPYAMLAPTFLLLAVFSLVPFVWAFATSFYEYEVGGASRYVGFANYVEYLHDPTLAISFLNLGILTLFGLAVVVTAPLIVARLIFSLQSERARYLYRVMFLIPIVVPGVAGLMIWQGMVYNDMGFLNELLRLAGRDDLTRGWLTDPRTALWAILFIGFPFAGGINILIYYAGLAGISESVHEAAELDGARGIRKFWKVDVPLVMSQVKLLTILTVIGSVQGFEGMFILTRGGPGFRTMVPGLWMYMNAFTFQRMGYACAIGVILFLLILGMTILNMRYFRSSEELAGETG; encoded by the coding sequence TTGAAGCCCCGTCCCTCGCTCACGCCCTACGCCATGTTGGCGCCGACCTTCTTGCTGCTGGCCGTGTTCAGCCTGGTGCCGTTCGTCTGGGCGTTCGCGACCTCGTTCTACGAGTACGAGGTGGGGGGCGCGTCGCGGTACGTTGGGTTTGCCAACTACGTGGAGTATCTCCACGACCCCACCCTCGCGATCAGCTTCCTGAATCTGGGGATTCTCACGCTCTTCGGGCTGGCGGTGGTCGTGACGGCGCCGCTGATCGTCGCCCGCCTGATCTTCTCGCTCCAATCAGAGCGCGCGCGCTACCTTTACCGCGTGATGTTCCTGATCCCGATCGTCGTGCCCGGGGTGGCGGGGCTGATGATCTGGCAGGGCATGGTCTACAACGACATGGGCTTCCTCAACGAGCTGCTGCGCCTTGCGGGACGCGACGACCTCACGCGCGGTTGGCTCACCGACCCGCGCACGGCCCTTTGGGCGATCCTGTTTATCGGCTTTCCGTTCGCCGGCGGGATCAACATCCTGATCTACTACGCGGGGTTGGCGGGGATCTCGGAGAGCGTCCACGAGGCGGCTGAGCTTGATGGAGCCCGGGGTATCCGCAAGTTCTGGAAGGTCGACGTCCCCCTGGTGATGAGCCAGGTCAAGCTGCTGACGATCTTGACGGTGATCGGGAGCGTGCAGGGGTTCGAAGGGATGTTCATCCTCACTCGGGGCGGGCCCGGGTTCCGGACGATGGTGCCGGGTCTCTGGATGTACATGAACGCGTTCACGTTCCAGCGCATGGGTTACGCGTGCGCGATCGGCGTGATCCTGTTTCTGCTGATCCTCGGGATGACGATCCTGAACATGCGCTACTTCCGGTCTTCGGAGGAGCTCGCGGGGGAGACCGGATGA
- a CDS encoding extracellular solute-binding protein, which translates to MLRNLSLVLILGFATWALWPRGEASDGVEGASQQSSASRPYTLRFAPGIYMPDRRPMDVGKPIEGLKHVAEEFERLYPDTRIEFTEAPVGQREYLVTQLAAEQAPEILNVNVEDVWQDVQKGWYIPLDRYLERPNPFIPKGEPGSVQWWDQFKYQAISRGKAAPDGKMYCLTYDMIETGVFYNKNIFRRLGLSVPTTWPEFVRAEEKIKAAGLIPFLVGSTSVADWGMDLVFDQFYGEILPGIDLAKDPVREEYMKGYLDWDELAFLNSKGFFTRRDPRYVEIFRFLKNWRKYFQKNMASEIFRLFVTQQGAMLWDASPMVYRLNGDPDMAFEWGVFYLPPIPRSTSRFADGHPMVVVGGAGTQFEITNSAINDTGDAATSVKLQRAIAFLQFLTVPKNTDLVVNEVLALLPNIVGVEPRPELMPFHEILQRNYTTTKWLYAFDLRFNEIFRRMLDLYLDDGIGEDEFMKWMESNVRTASETVVRRKGIDLSKFEPKWRELAPIRAGMRELPR; encoded by the coding sequence TTGCTGCGCAATCTCTCTCTCGTGCTGATCCTGGGATTCGCCACGTGGGCCCTCTGGCCGCGCGGGGAAGCCTCCGACGGTGTGGAGGGCGCTTCGCAGCAATCCTCGGCGTCGCGCCCGTACACGCTGCGATTCGCGCCGGGCATCTACATGCCGGATCGGCGTCCGATGGACGTCGGGAAGCCGATCGAGGGGCTCAAGCACGTCGCCGAGGAGTTCGAGCGGCTCTATCCCGACACGCGCATCGAGTTCACCGAGGCGCCCGTGGGGCAGCGCGAGTACCTGGTCACGCAACTCGCCGCCGAGCAGGCCCCGGAGATCCTCAACGTCAACGTCGAGGACGTGTGGCAGGACGTGCAGAAGGGGTGGTACATCCCGCTCGACCGCTACCTCGAGCGACCCAACCCGTTCATTCCGAAGGGCGAGCCGGGCAGCGTACAGTGGTGGGACCAGTTCAAGTACCAAGCGATCAGCCGGGGCAAGGCAGCGCCCGATGGGAAGATGTACTGCCTCACCTACGACATGATCGAAACCGGCGTGTTCTACAACAAGAACATCTTCCGGCGCCTGGGCCTGAGCGTGCCCACGACCTGGCCCGAGTTCGTGCGAGCGGAGGAGAAGATCAAGGCCGCGGGGCTCATCCCGTTCCTCGTGGGATCGACCTCGGTGGCCGACTGGGGGATGGACCTCGTGTTCGACCAGTTCTACGGGGAGATCCTGCCGGGCATCGACCTCGCCAAGGACCCCGTGCGCGAGGAGTACATGAAGGGCTACCTCGATTGGGACGAACTGGCGTTCCTCAACAGCAAGGGGTTCTTCACCCGAAGGGATCCCCGGTACGTCGAGATCTTCCGCTTCCTCAAGAACTGGCGCAAGTACTTCCAGAAAAACATGGCGTCGGAGATCTTCCGGCTGTTCGTGACGCAGCAGGGCGCGATGCTTTGGGACGCGAGCCCGATGGTGTACCGGCTGAACGGAGACCCGGACATGGCGTTCGAGTGGGGGGTGTTCTACTTGCCGCCCATCCCACGCTCCACGAGCCGCTTCGCGGACGGACACCCGATGGTGGTGGTCGGTGGGGCGGGGACGCAGTTTGAAATCACCAACAGCGCGATCAACGATACGGGCGACGCCGCCACCTCGGTGAAGCTCCAGCGGGCCATCGCGTTTCTCCAGTTCCTGACCGTGCCGAAGAACACGGACCTCGTGGTGAACGAAGTTCTTGCGCTGTTGCCGAACATCGTGGGGGTCGAGCCCCGCCCCGAGCTGATGCCTTTCCACGAGATTCTGCAGCGCAACTACACCACCACCAAATGGCTGTACGCGTTCGACCTGCGCTTCAACGAGATCTTCCGCAGGATGCTGGATCTGTACCTGGACGACGGGATCGGCGAAGACGAGTTCATGAAGTGGATGGAGTCGAACGTGCGCACCGCGTCTGAAACCGTGGTGCGGCGGAAGGGGATCGACCTTTCGAAGTTCGAACCGAAGTGGCGCGAACTCGCGCCGATTCGAGCCGGCATGAGGGAGTTGCCCCGTTGA
- a CDS encoding phytanoyl-CoA dioxygenase family protein, with amino-acid sequence MVTQAQIDAFHKDGFLNYGALLTPEETRELREALQRVLDGSSEAKPESTTNLSGGSEEVVVQVVNVWEAEPAFRRHLFHPKLVAIVAALMGTDTVRVWHDQAQIKPPRIGGPTVWHQDYPYWPVIAPADLVSAWVALEDADPDNGCMSMVPRSHRWGIYGRGTVGNTEEHAPAYDPEFPPEGEEVEVVPCPVRAGSVMFHHCLTWHGAPPNRSDRNRPAIAVHYMPGHTRYEPSGEHLIGHHIEVAPGEILKGRAFPTVMEGETVLEG; translated from the coding sequence ATGGTGACACAAGCACAGATCGACGCGTTCCACAAGGACGGCTTCCTCAATTACGGGGCGCTGCTCACGCCGGAGGAGACTCGGGAGTTGCGCGAAGCCCTCCAGCGCGTGCTCGATGGGAGCAGCGAGGCGAAACCCGAATCCACCACCAATCTCTCGGGCGGCAGCGAAGAGGTGGTCGTCCAAGTCGTCAACGTCTGGGAAGCCGAGCCCGCGTTCCGACGCCACCTTTTCCACCCGAAGCTCGTTGCGATCGTCGCCGCGCTCATGGGAACCGACACCGTGCGCGTGTGGCACGACCAGGCGCAGATCAAACCGCCCCGCATCGGCGGCCCGACCGTGTGGCACCAAGACTATCCCTATTGGCCCGTGATCGCTCCCGCAGACCTGGTGAGCGCATGGGTCGCCCTCGAGGATGCCGACCCCGACAACGGGTGCATGAGCATGGTCCCGCGCAGCCACAGGTGGGGGATCTACGGAAGGGGCACGGTCGGAAACACGGAGGAGCACGCGCCCGCGTACGACCCCGAGTTCCCACCCGAAGGCGAGGAGGTGGAGGTCGTTCCCTGCCCCGTTCGAGCCGGCAGCGTGATGTTCCACCACTGTCTCACCTGGCATGGGGCGCCCCCCAACCGCTCCGACCGCAACCGGCCCGCGATCGCGGTGCACTACATGCCCGGCCATACCCGCTACGAGCCGAGCGGAGAGCACCTGATCGGGCACCACATCGAAGTGGCGCCCGGCGAGATCCTGAAGGGCAGGGCGTTCCCGACGGTGATGGAAGGCGAAACGGTTCTGGAGGGATGA
- a CDS encoding phytanoyl-CoA dioxygenase family protein, producing MQTTEPFKYLQKTYRPDEVEAMAEAIHEDGFALIPGVLDAGLVEAARAKIDALEPFGFDSQGVNDHYKCVFNRDPFWLQFLDQPGVIDLAEATMGSECHIIGETAWRSHPGHNGWSPHTDRVFFELPEEVAPHVKLPVYLCTAHFYLSDIPEELCPTYVIPGSHKSGRSLDWGKNPEPKWEGRGLEPVLCKAGDVLFFRSEIWHTGSLNRSEQTRYLLQVHYSHRFIAQQFSPYLEWRFNPEVLAAANPRQLRLLGNHRQGAYD from the coding sequence ATGCAAACCACCGAACCCTTCAAGTACCTCCAGAAGACATACCGCCCCGACGAGGTGGAAGCCATGGCGGAAGCGATCCACGAGGACGGATTCGCCCTGATTCCCGGCGTGCTGGACGCCGGGTTGGTCGAAGCCGCGCGCGCGAAGATCGACGCCCTCGAACCGTTCGGCTTCGACAGCCAGGGAGTGAACGACCATTACAAGTGCGTATTCAACCGCGACCCCTTCTGGCTCCAATTCCTGGACCAACCAGGGGTGATCGACCTTGCCGAGGCCACGATGGGCTCCGAGTGCCACATCATCGGTGAGACGGCGTGGCGAAGCCATCCCGGCCACAACGGATGGTCGCCGCACACCGACCGCGTGTTCTTCGAACTGCCCGAAGAGGTGGCCCCTCACGTCAAGCTGCCGGTGTATCTGTGCACGGCGCACTTCTACCTCAGCGACATTCCCGAGGAGCTATGCCCGACCTACGTGATTCCAGGCAGCCACAAGTCGGGCCGATCGCTCGATTGGGGCAAGAACCCCGAACCCAAGTGGGAGGGGCGAGGGTTGGAGCCCGTGCTGTGCAAGGCGGGCGACGTGCTGTTCTTCCGCAGCGAAATCTGGCACACCGGGAGCCTCAACCGGTCCGAACAGACGCGCTACCTCCTTCAGGTGCACTACTCGCACCGTTTTATCGCCCAGCAGTTTTCGCCCTACCTGGAGTGGCGGTTCAACCCCGAGGTGCTGGCGGCGGCCAACCCGAGGCAACTCCGCCTCCTGGGCAACCACCGGCAAGGGGCGTATGACTAG
- a CDS encoding SDR family oxidoreductase, with the protein MTRGLLDLSDRHILVVGGSRGIGAAAARMAARAGAAVSLTYRADGSAADALVAEIVGHGGRAAAFQAEVAEEGPIDAAVDDAVRTLGPLRGVVVSAGIFEGSYLEDMTPEFWDRTMAVNVRGTFLAVRAAARAMRAAAEGGSIVIITSTAGQRGSAEYSAYATSKGAQLLFMRSMAKELAPDGIRVNCVAPAWTETDLAAPSLDALGREEVAAGFPLGRIGLPEDVAGATTFLLSDLAGFITGSTITVDGGMDMRG; encoded by the coding sequence ATGACTAGAGGCCTTCTCGACCTCTCCGATCGGCACATCCTCGTCGTCGGGGGCAGCCGAGGGATCGGTGCGGCCGCCGCGCGCATGGCCGCCCGCGCCGGGGCGGCGGTCTCGCTGACCTACCGTGCGGACGGGAGCGCAGCCGATGCGTTGGTCGCGGAAATCGTTGGCCATGGGGGCCGTGCGGCGGCGTTTCAAGCCGAAGTGGCCGAGGAGGGGCCGATCGACGCCGCGGTGGACGATGCCGTACGCACGCTCGGGCCCTTGCGGGGCGTCGTCGTCTCCGCCGGCATCTTCGAGGGAAGCTACCTGGAGGACATGACTCCCGAGTTCTGGGACCGGACGATGGCCGTCAACGTCCGAGGGACGTTTCTGGCCGTCCGGGCGGCAGCCCGCGCCATGCGTGCGGCGGCCGAGGGCGGCAGCATCGTGATCATCACATCCACGGCGGGGCAGCGGGGTTCGGCCGAGTACTCGGCCTATGCGACGTCGAAGGGAGCGCAACTCCTGTTCATGCGCTCCATGGCGAAAGAGCTCGCCCCCGATGGAATCCGAGTCAACTGCGTGGCGCCCGCGTGGACCGAGACCGACCTGGCGGCCCCAAGCCTCGACGCGCTTGGACGCGAGGAGGTCGCCGCGGGCTTTCCTTTGGGGAGGATCGGGCTTCCAGAGGACGTGGCGGGCGCGACGACCTTTCTGCTTTCCGATCTGGCCGGGTTCATCACCGGCAGCACGATCACCGTCGATGGCGGGATGGATATGCGCGGCTGA
- a CDS encoding PEP-CTERM sorting domain-containing protein (PEP-CTERM proteins occur, often in large numbers, in the proteomes of bacteria that also encode an exosortase, a predicted intramembrane cysteine proteinase. The presence of a PEP-CTERM domain at a protein's C-terminus predicts cleavage within the sorting domain, followed by covalent anchoring to some some component of the (usually Gram-negative) cell surface. Many PEP-CTERM proteins exhibit an unusual sequence composition that includes large numbers of potential glycosylation sites. Expression of one such protein has been shown restore the ability of a bacterium to form floc, a type of biofilm.), which translates to MKKLLFAALAIGAVAAVQAQPVTFFDLGTITSSATPYSVADRSVGVDLAGTSIVWLRFDFPNVTSASGFYFDIDVFSTNTAIPDTEIGLYSNTGALISSDDDDGHGFMSALSFGNTTSRTMPSDPNGAIGGLAANGRDGNIGPGRYWLAVGLWNTTFGASNWDVSSTSTGAANTALVNFRTDAPVPEPASIAALALGAGALLRRRRRS; encoded by the coding sequence ATGAAGAAGCTACTGTTTGCAGCACTCGCGATCGGGGCGGTGGCCGCCGTCCAGGCGCAGCCGGTCACGTTTTTCGACTTGGGAACGATCACCAGCAGCGCGACGCCGTACAGCGTTGCGGACCGGAGCGTGGGCGTCGATTTGGCGGGGACCAGCATTGTCTGGCTGCGTTTCGATTTTCCGAACGTGACCTCGGCCTCGGGTTTCTACTTCGACATCGACGTCTTTTCGACGAACACGGCCATTCCGGATACGGAGATTGGCCTCTATAGCAACACCGGCGCTTTGATCAGCAGCGATGATGACGACGGACACGGCTTCATGAGCGCCTTGTCCTTTGGCAACACCACGTCCCGGACGATGCCTTCGGATCCCAACGGCGCAATCGGCGGTCTCGCCGCGAACGGCCGGGACGGCAACATCGGCCCCGGCCGATACTGGCTGGCGGTGGGCTTGTGGAACACGACGTTCGGCGCCTCGAACTGGGACGTCTCCAGCACCAGTACCGGTGCGGCGAACACCGCGCTGGTCAACTTCCGCACCGACGCTCCGGTGCCTGAGCCGGCCTCGATCGCCGCTCTCGCCCTCGGCGCTGGCGCGCTGCTCCGTCGCCGCCGCCGTTCCTAA
- a CDS encoding TlpA family protein disulfide reductase yields the protein MLVLALGVVACACGQQHTAAGQAAITLELALSQRALDMEALQKNMMGYMPSGQALVDEKPKGIAKEPPYNGKPLYGAFQVGNGPRCVTYFAVDEAPGQTGRLFVDLNQNGDLTDDGPPTWDEAKEIDGIVSYSKAVEVHASWGSPISEEESGTYTLFLYKRDGDPRVGWTKFSAREGRLTLHGKPHRLLLVENGSDGIFTVPKQGDRTRRPIELMVDLNDDGLFTGYAETRDGKTMRVRERFSIDRPFELDGQWWDAMPSISGAQLTLVPSAPPGAGSEAPQAPVEEKSLLAAGTVAPDFVAQTPDGKPIRLSDFKGKVVILDFWATWCGPCKESMPGLQKIYDRVRDQGVVVLSLNVLDAKAPFDAWIAKNGGTTYTFTFAFDPAGRGKESIPTSKYNVSGIPTMYVIGRDGKVKDALVGSGNEANLVKALEREGVRAGT from the coding sequence ATGCTGGTCCTGGCCCTCGGCGTGGTCGCCTGCGCCTGCGGGCAGCAGCACACGGCTGCCGGCCAAGCGGCGATCACGCTGGAGCTTGCGCTCTCCCAACGCGCCCTCGATATGGAGGCGCTGCAGAAGAACATGATGGGCTACATGCCTTCGGGGCAGGCCCTGGTCGATGAGAAGCCCAAAGGGATCGCCAAGGAACCGCCGTACAACGGCAAACCGCTGTACGGGGCGTTCCAGGTGGGCAACGGACCGCGATGCGTCACCTACTTCGCCGTCGACGAGGCGCCTGGGCAAACCGGGCGTCTCTTTGTGGACCTCAATCAAAACGGGGACCTGACCGACGATGGCCCGCCGACGTGGGACGAGGCGAAGGAGATCGACGGGATCGTCTCTTATTCCAAGGCGGTCGAGGTCCATGCCTCGTGGGGATCTCCCATTTCCGAAGAGGAGTCAGGCACCTACACGCTCTTTCTTTACAAGCGCGACGGCGACCCTCGTGTGGGGTGGACGAAGTTCAGCGCGCGCGAGGGGCGGTTGACCCTCCACGGCAAGCCTCACCGGCTCCTTCTGGTGGAGAACGGGAGCGACGGCATCTTCACGGTCCCCAAACAGGGGGACCGCACGCGTCGTCCCATCGAGCTGATGGTGGATTTGAACGACGACGGCCTTTTCACCGGCTATGCCGAGACTCGGGATGGCAAGACGATGCGCGTCCGGGAGCGGTTCTCGATCGATCGGCCCTTCGAACTCGACGGCCAGTGGTGGGACGCCATGCCGTCGATCAGCGGAGCGCAGTTGACGTTGGTTCCATCGGCGCCTCCCGGCGCGGGATCGGAGGCGCCCCAGGCCCCGGTCGAAGAGAAGTCGCTTCTCGCCGCCGGCACCGTCGCGCCCGACTTCGTGGCCCAGACCCCGGATGGCAAGCCGATCCGGCTCAGCGACTTCAAGGGAAAGGTCGTGATCCTCGACTTCTGGGCGACGTGGTGCGGACCATGCAAGGAGTCGATGCCGGGTCTTCAGAAGATCTACGATCGGGTTCGCGATCAGGGGGTCGTGGTGCTCAGTCTCAACGTGCTGGACGCCAAGGCGCCGTTCGACGCGTGGATCGCGAAGAACGGGGGGACGACCTACACCTTCACGTTTGCCTTCGACCCGGCGGGCAGGGGCAAGGAGAGCATTCCGACGTCGAAGTACAACGTGTCGGGCATCCCGACAATGTACGTGATCGGGCGGGACGGGAAGGTGAAGGACGCCCTCGTGGGATCGGGAAACGAGGCCAACTTGGTCAAGGCCCTTGAGCGCGAAGGAGTCCGGGCGGGTACCTAG
- a CDS encoding TlpA family protein disulfide reductase, which produces MVTLLLTGALLASQGGGLTFVPSGMTAKMGGYIPIRAEMSADATGVAKRPGGLQAPMFGSFAIEGKRYAFILDDPDGGTAQLYVDSNADGDLTNDPATTWAPRKQGEMTMYFGGAQVLVHGDLASVVVYKFDKNDPQRAALKNTLLYYTDFGYQGKLTVGGKTYPIAFAGGVEPTTRLWVDRNGNGKSDGRAESISADKPFNFGGTTYELKIVDGAFQAVTSSKSVEEFPLPPDLSVGAMVPTFQATATDGTKVSFPKSYAGKIVMVDFWATWCGPCIQEMPNVIKAYEKYHDKGFEILGISFDQANAAEKVAAFTKEHSMPWKQVYEGKYWDTTIGKQFGVEGIPFGLLVDGDTGKVLASGNAIRGAALEKAIEAALANRKGGG; this is translated from the coding sequence ATGGTGACCTTGCTCCTAACCGGCGCCCTCCTTGCCTCCCAAGGCGGGGGCCTCACATTCGTCCCCAGCGGCATGACGGCCAAGATGGGCGGCTACATTCCAATCCGCGCTGAAATGAGCGCCGACGCCACGGGCGTCGCCAAGAGGCCGGGCGGCCTTCAGGCGCCGATGTTCGGGTCCTTCGCGATCGAAGGGAAGCGCTACGCGTTCATCCTCGACGATCCGGACGGCGGCACCGCGCAGCTGTACGTGGACAGCAACGCGGACGGCGACTTGACCAACGATCCCGCCACGACGTGGGCGCCCCGCAAGCAGGGGGAGATGACGATGTACTTCGGCGGAGCCCAAGTGCTCGTCCACGGGGACCTGGCGTCGGTCGTGGTCTACAAGTTCGACAAGAACGACCCGCAGCGCGCGGCGCTGAAGAACACACTGCTCTACTACACCGACTTCGGTTATCAGGGCAAGCTGACGGTCGGCGGAAAGACCTATCCCATCGCTTTTGCCGGGGGTGTCGAGCCGACGACCCGTCTCTGGGTGGATCGCAACGGAAACGGCAAGAGCGACGGCCGTGCGGAGAGCATTTCTGCCGACAAGCCGTTCAACTTCGGCGGGACGACCTACGAGTTGAAGATCGTCGACGGAGCGTTCCAGGCCGTCACCTCGAGCAAGAGCGTGGAGGAGTTCCCGCTGCCGCCCGACCTCAGCGTCGGCGCGATGGTGCCCACGTTCCAAGCCACTGCGACGGACGGCACGAAGGTCAGCTTCCCCAAGAGCTACGCCGGCAAGATCGTCATGGTGGACTTCTGGGCGACGTGGTGCGGCCCGTGCATCCAGGAGATGCCCAATGTGATCAAGGCGTACGAGAAGTACCACGACAAGGGCTTTGAGATCCTCGGGATCAGCTTCGACCAGGCCAATGCTGCCGAAAAGGTGGCGGCGTTCACAAAAGAGCACTCGATGCCGTGGAAGCAGGTGTACGAGGGCAAGTACTGGGACACCACCATTGGGAAGCAGTTCGGCGTGGAGGGCATTCCCTTTGGCCTGCTCGTCGATGGCGACACGGGGAAGGTCCTGGCCAGCGGGAACGCGATCCGCGGCGCAGCGCTCGAGAAGGCGATCGAAGCCGCCCTTGCGAACCGGAAAGGCGGAGGCTAG
- a CDS encoding HDOD domain-containing protein, giving the protein MSTFEPRPSNESTAEEHARLQLLFRRASSLPQLPQTALRLIQLIDEGESGARQLEQVILEDPGLAAELLRHASLSAHDREPPVSIRQVIMRLGQNTVRSISSSMLVSLAIRRGEIVGPFNPRRSAMRSTATAIIARFLYARAKQSKPFESAWSADDLYAAGLLLSLPVALLAKVAHEVFRRTFHSALRTQTSVESAYRALYGESLFQLGADAASSWNMASVFTTALRCFEEPSSFEQEYVPLCCLNYANQIVVGSDTGLEPWPVARTISPEVEEEVGMQDEEIAALLQSVQAHLRVSGYVDSQSPSP; this is encoded by the coding sequence ATGTCGACATTTGAACCACGGCCGTCGAACGAGAGCACCGCGGAAGAGCACGCCCGCCTGCAACTGCTCTTCCGCAGGGCTTCCTCGCTCCCGCAACTGCCTCAAACGGCCCTCCGGCTGATCCAGTTGATCGATGAGGGTGAGTCCGGGGCGCGCCAACTGGAGCAGGTGATTCTAGAGGACCCCGGTCTCGCCGCCGAACTCCTGCGCCACGCCTCGCTGTCGGCCCATGATCGGGAACCGCCCGTCTCGATCCGCCAGGTGATCATGCGCCTTGGACAGAACACCGTCCGGTCCATCTCCAGTTCGATGCTGGTGAGCCTTGCCATTCGCCGTGGGGAGATCGTCGGGCCGTTCAACCCTCGGCGCTCCGCGATGCGCTCGACGGCGACCGCGATCATCGCGAGATTCCTCTATGCGCGCGCCAAACAATCGAAGCCGTTCGAGTCGGCTTGGAGCGCAGACGATCTCTACGCGGCAGGGCTCCTCCTGAGCCTGCCGGTGGCTCTGCTCGCCAAGGTGGCCCACGAGGTGTTCCGAAGGACGTTTCACAGCGCCCTTCGAACCCAGACCAGTGTCGAGAGCGCGTATCGAGCCCTCTATGGAGAGTCCCTCTTCCAACTGGGCGCAGACGCAGCCAGTTCCTGGAACATGGCGTCGGTGTTTACGACCGCGCTTCGGTGCTTCGAGGAGCCGTCGTCCTTCGAACAAGAGTACGTACCGCTCTGTTGTCTGAACTACGCCAACCAGATCGTCGTCGGTAGCGACACCGGACTTGAGCCATGGCCCGTCGCCCGGACCATCTCTCCCGAAGTGGAAGAAGAGGTGGGCATGCAGGACGAGGAGATCGCCGCCCTCCTCCAGTCCGTCCAAGCCCACCTCCGCGTTTCCGGGTACGTGGATTCCCAGTCGCCTTCGCCGTAG